From Rudanella lutea DSM 19387, a single genomic window includes:
- a CDS encoding uroporphyrinogen-III synthase, with protein MNETSTQQSENRLTKVSSVLVTQSRPDEKSPYFDLASKYNLTIDFRPFIQIQGVSYKDFRKQKINILDHTAIIFTSRNAIDHFFRICQEGRVEVPADMKYFCISEQTANYLQKYIVIRKRKIFTGTKTAAELMEIIKKHKTEKFLFPCSNIRRNDIPEFMDTSALHFTEAVMYETVPTDLSDLDIKSFDIIAFFSPSGVTSLFSNFPDFQQNGTRMAAFGPTTAKAIKEAGLTLDIEAPLPNAPSMNGALELYIKKANNL; from the coding sequence ATGAACGAAACAAGCACCCAGCAATCAGAAAATCGGTTAACGAAGGTTTCGAGCGTCTTAGTTACTCAATCCAGACCTGACGAAAAATCTCCTTATTTCGACTTAGCCAGCAAGTACAACCTTACCATAGACTTCCGACCATTTATCCAAATCCAGGGCGTATCGTACAAAGATTTCCGTAAACAAAAGATCAATATTCTCGATCACACGGCCATTATTTTCACGAGCCGTAACGCGATTGATCACTTTTTCCGTATCTGCCAGGAAGGACGGGTTGAGGTACCTGCCGACATGAAGTACTTCTGTATTTCGGAGCAGACGGCCAACTACCTCCAGAAGTATATTGTGATTCGGAAGCGGAAAATCTTCACCGGTACCAAAACGGCGGCCGAACTGATGGAAATTATCAAGAAGCATAAAACAGAGAAGTTTTTGTTTCCGTGTTCCAATATTCGCCGAAACGATATTCCGGAGTTTATGGATACAAGTGCGCTGCACTTTACCGAAGCGGTCATGTACGAAACGGTACCCACTGACCTGTCGGACCTGGATATTAAGTCGTTTGACATTATCGCTTTCTTCAGCCCGTCGGGGGTAACTTCGCTGTTTAGCAATTTCCCTGATTTCCAGCAGAATGGAACCCGGATGGCGGCTTTTGGCCCCACAACGGCCAAAGCAATCAAAGAAGCGGGCCTGACGCTCGACATCGAAGCTCCGCTACCCAACGCACCCTCGATGAACGGTGCTCTGGAATTGTATATCAAAAAAGCCAACAATCTGTAG
- the gldN gene encoding gliding motility protein GldN, with translation MNQPKNMRFGVGAVAILLLAGGSAVAQEKASTGANPMSVRPINDNDIMMKKTLWRRIDLKEKQNQSMFSKNNEISKYLMEAVKSGLLVAYENDSTRTPMTPDKFQQKILMPNSGGGLSKEEIEAGFGQEGAANANDGWGAPAKKDAPKAAAKTTDDGWGAPAPKKKAEPVDDGWGAPAPKKKAVASSKKGAKGKATKPAPATVVAAAPVDTVKAAPAFQGDEYFARDLNILEIKEDWIFDRKRSRLYYDIQTVTLYLPADKNPAGLEVPVASFKYADLDKLFRSDPKKFVWYNPQNQAQHKNLADAFDLRLFYGRITKVSNPEDKDLVGVYGDREGLLKSIQTEHELMEMEHGLWEY, from the coding sequence ATGAATCAACCGAAAAACATGCGGTTCGGCGTGGGCGCAGTAGCCATCTTGCTGCTGGCTGGTGGGAGTGCGGTAGCGCAGGAGAAGGCCAGTACGGGCGCGAATCCAATGTCGGTTCGACCCATCAACGACAATGACATCATGATGAAGAAAACCCTTTGGCGTCGGATCGACCTGAAGGAGAAGCAGAATCAATCGATGTTTTCGAAGAATAACGAGATTTCTAAGTACCTGATGGAAGCCGTTAAGTCGGGTCTGCTGGTGGCTTATGAAAACGATTCGACGCGTACGCCCATGACACCCGATAAGTTTCAGCAGAAGATTCTGATGCCGAACTCCGGGGGCGGATTGTCGAAAGAAGAAATTGAGGCCGGTTTCGGTCAGGAGGGTGCCGCCAATGCGAATGACGGTTGGGGCGCACCCGCTAAAAAAGATGCGCCGAAGGCAGCTGCCAAAACAACTGACGATGGCTGGGGGGCTCCGGCACCCAAAAAGAAAGCAGAACCTGTTGATGATGGCTGGGGGGCTCCCGCTCCCAAGAAGAAGGCAGTAGCCTCGTCGAAAAAAGGAGCAAAAGGTAAAGCAACCAAACCGGCTCCGGCTACGGTGGTGGCTGCGGCTCCGGTTGATACGGTAAAAGCAGCGCCGGCTTTTCAAGGCGATGAGTACTTTGCTCGTGACCTGAACATTCTGGAGATCAAAGAAGACTGGATTTTCGATCGCAAGCGTTCACGGTTGTACTACGATATCCAAACGGTGACACTTTACCTGCCTGCCGACAAGAACCCGGCCGGTCTGGAAGTACCTGTAGCGTCGTTCAAATATGCTGATCTGGACAAACTGTTCCGTTCGGATCCGAAGAAATTTGTGTGGTACAACCCGCAAAATCAGGCCCAGCATAAAAACCTGGCCGACGCATTTGATCTTCGTTTGTTCTACGGCCGTATTACCAAAGTATCGAACCCCGAAGACAAAGATCTTGTGGGCGTTTACGGTGATCGTGAAGGCTTGTTGAAGTCAATTCAGACCGAGCACGAGCTGATGGAGATGGAACACGGTTTGTGGGAATACTAA
- a CDS encoding SUMF1/EgtB/PvdO family nonheme iron enzyme: MVAAVVLLMQSCGFVKSKFGGRGGKDGGDVGVINGEITADKGRKGWKQTTPYGMVLVPSGSFIMGQADEDVAATQINMNRRVTISSFYMDDTEVTNHEYRQYVNALLTDSVSTIGEEEIMAKFYPDTAVWKNDFTYHNGDPMLEYYYGHPAFDTYPVVGVSWQAAQHFCSWRTNVYNDFRTKEGQFVSPRFRLPSEAEWEWAARGGKQGAKYPWGNPYVANGKGCYLANFKPQRGNFDADGYPYTAPANAYNANDYGLYNMAGNVAEWCRDAYADNSNAIVWDMNPDNQNADEPRKVVRGGSWKDIAYYLETGTRYYEYENAKRSYIGFRCVMDNLEGRTASMRGGRSGGSRSKATKASSSSRGSKSSRGGRGNNSKA, from the coding sequence ATGGTCGCGGCTGTGGTTCTGCTAATGCAGAGTTGCGGTTTTGTTAAGTCTAAATTTGGCGGAAGAGGGGGTAAAGACGGTGGTGACGTTGGTGTAATCAATGGTGAGATTACTGCTGACAAAGGCCGTAAAGGTTGGAAGCAAACTACGCCCTACGGCATGGTGCTCGTTCCCTCAGGCTCGTTCATTATGGGTCAGGCCGACGAAGACGTGGCCGCTACCCAGATTAACATGAACCGTCGGGTAACGATCAGCTCGTTCTATATGGACGATACCGAGGTTACCAACCACGAGTACCGCCAGTACGTCAACGCACTCCTGACCGATTCGGTATCGACCATCGGCGAGGAGGAAATCATGGCAAAATTTTATCCGGATACGGCCGTTTGGAAAAACGACTTCACGTATCACAACGGCGACCCGATGCTGGAATACTATTATGGTCACCCAGCCTTTGACACCTACCCGGTGGTGGGTGTAAGCTGGCAGGCGGCTCAACATTTCTGCTCGTGGCGCACCAACGTGTACAACGACTTCCGGACTAAAGAAGGTCAGTTTGTGTCGCCCCGTTTCCGGTTGCCTTCTGAGGCCGAGTGGGAGTGGGCTGCACGGGGCGGTAAGCAAGGAGCCAAATACCCCTGGGGTAACCCATATGTGGCAAACGGCAAGGGTTGCTACTTGGCTAACTTTAAGCCTCAGCGCGGCAACTTCGATGCAGACGGCTATCCGTACACAGCCCCGGCAAATGCCTACAACGCCAATGATTACGGTCTGTACAACATGGCCGGTAACGTAGCTGAGTGGTGCCGCGATGCATACGCTGATAACTCAAACGCCATTGTTTGGGATATGAACCCGGACAACCAGAATGCCGACGAGCCGCGTAAAGTAGTTCGGGGTGGTTCATGGAAAGATATTGCCTACTATCTGGAAACCGGTACGCGGTACTACGAGTACGAGAACGCCAAGCGGTCGTATATCGGATTCCGTTGCGTAATGGACAACCTCGAAGGGCGGACCGCATCGATGCGGGGTGGCCGGAGCGGTGGCTCACGCAGCAAAGCAACCAAAGCCAGCAGCAGCAGCCGGGGGAGCAAAAGCAGCCGGGGTGGCCGTGGCAACAACAGCAAAGCTTAA
- the gldL gene encoding gliding motility protein GldL, whose amino-acid sequence MAAGKRVNFFWDRLVPTIYSAGAAVVVLGAMAKIQHITSLGWLLTAGLIIEAVIFALYAMQSFLFPAAGVDYEWERVYPELADDYKGEPRKAAVAVPQANGLTANMDQMLAQAKVTPDIFEKLGTGFRTLSDSVSKMKDLTDATVATNEYARNVKTASQSIGEMNKSYGTAITAMNSMADATTDAKDYRDQFQKVTKNMGALNAVYELELQDTNKHLKAMNAFYGSLTSAMENMADASRDTQQFKNELAKLTGNLSSLNNVYGSMLTAMRGNQ is encoded by the coding sequence ATGGCAGCAGGAAAGAGAGTCAATTTTTTCTGGGATCGTCTCGTACCAACCATTTATAGTGCCGGAGCCGCAGTCGTAGTACTTGGGGCCATGGCTAAGATTCAACACATTACGTCGCTGGGCTGGCTTCTGACGGCCGGTCTGATTATCGAGGCTGTTATCTTCGCTTTGTATGCTATGCAGAGCTTCCTGTTCCCTGCCGCTGGTGTCGACTATGAGTGGGAGCGGGTTTATCCTGAGCTGGCCGACGACTACAAAGGTGAACCTCGTAAGGCCGCCGTTGCTGTTCCGCAGGCCAATGGTCTGACGGCCAACATGGATCAAATGTTGGCACAGGCTAAGGTAACGCCAGATATTTTTGAAAAACTGGGCACGGGCTTCCGCACGCTGTCTGATTCAGTGTCAAAAATGAAGGATCTGACGGATGCTACCGTAGCGACCAACGAGTACGCCCGGAACGTGAAAACAGCCTCGCAGTCGATCGGTGAAATGAACAAGTCGTACGGTACAGCTATCACAGCTATGAACTCGATGGCTGATGCAACCACCGACGCCAAAGACTACCGCGATCAGTTCCAGAAGGTAACCAAAAATATGGGTGCCCTGAATGCGGTGTACGAACTGGAGTTGCAGGATACAAACAAACACCTGAAGGCAATGAACGCCTTCTATGGCAGCCTGACCTCCGCTATGGAGAATATGGCCGACGCCAGCCGCGATACGCAGCAGTTCAAAAACGAGCTGGCCAAACTGACGGGCAACCTGTCGTCACTGAACAATGTGTACGGCAGCATGCTCACAGCTATGCGCGGTAATCAATAA
- a CDS encoding DUF4271 domain-containing protein: MKERKSDGPMGRKVKEQTQKTNGWMRRGLAVLALSLLHSFALSLFAQTTRNGVGPEQRYYAVHSFADDWLVYDEAAKAYVPYLPEIHADAPAVSASIDLESNRHYQLLLYTDTDSYVFINAALKKQLLGGRWYTFSIDSLYNAYRQPRVLLSIYGSAGVAGKQMIMGYPKSILQKPVVLSDDNLSVRPRTFSVYQNFFGLGLLFLLAIHALLFSLYRRAFLVLYDPRDLFALRVRDESFLINRPLSRTVLLFLISLSFVMGYLFLFVQSRNVNVFSSRTLLLDQQNFGALLLYYLLVSVLVFLSFLGKYLMLQVVGSLYRFESVVNIHFFKVVQSSLLFFTAIGFLAAIVIFNGPAIENLTNYLLIPFTVFYLVRLVLLYLVIRAQAPIKSLYLISYLCIVELVPLLIGVRFAL, translated from the coding sequence GTGAAAGAGAGAAAGAGCGATGGCCCAATGGGCCGCAAGGTGAAAGAGCAAACACAGAAGACGAACGGATGGATGCGACGTGGTCTTGCTGTACTCGCTCTTTCACTCCTTCACTCCTTCGCTCTTTCGCTTTTTGCGCAAACCACCCGCAATGGCGTTGGCCCTGAGCAACGCTACTATGCCGTACACAGCTTTGCCGACGATTGGCTTGTGTACGATGAGGCTGCCAAGGCCTATGTGCCTTACCTCCCCGAAATTCATGCCGATGCCCCCGCGGTGAGCGCTTCCATTGATCTGGAAAGCAACCGGCATTATCAGCTCCTGCTATATACCGATACCGATTCCTACGTGTTTATCAATGCTGCCCTGAAAAAACAGTTGTTGGGTGGCCGTTGGTACACGTTTTCGATCGACAGTTTGTACAATGCGTACCGGCAACCTCGGGTGCTGCTCTCCATTTATGGGTCGGCCGGCGTGGCTGGCAAGCAGATGATTATGGGGTACCCCAAATCGATTTTGCAGAAGCCGGTGGTACTGAGCGACGACAATCTGAGCGTACGGCCCCGGACTTTTTCGGTCTATCAAAATTTTTTCGGGCTTGGTTTGCTCTTCCTACTGGCTATTCATGCCTTGTTGTTTAGCCTGTACCGGCGGGCGTTTCTGGTGCTGTACGATCCCCGCGATTTATTTGCTCTGCGGGTTCGGGATGAGTCGTTCCTGATTAACCGCCCCCTTAGCCGTACGGTACTCCTGTTTTTGATCAGCCTCAGTTTTGTAATGGGCTATTTGTTTCTGTTTGTACAGAGCCGCAACGTCAACGTGTTCTCGTCGCGTACCTTACTGCTTGATCAACAGAATTTTGGGGCTCTGCTACTGTATTACCTGTTGGTCAGCGTGCTGGTATTTCTGTCCTTTCTGGGCAAATATTTGATGTTGCAGGTGGTTGGGAGCCTGTACCGGTTCGAGAGTGTGGTCAATATCCACTTCTTCAAAGTAGTCCAGTCATCACTACTGTTCTTCACGGCCATTGGCTTTCTGGCGGCTATTGTCATTTTCAACGGCCCTGCCATCGAAAACCTCACGAATTACCTGCTAATCCCGTTTACGGTCTTCTACCTGGTGCGGTTAGTACTTTTGTATTTGGTTATACGAGCTCAGGCACCTATCAAAAGTCTTTATTTAATTTCGTACCTTTGCATCGTTGAATTAGTGCCCTTGCTAATTGGTGTGCGGTTTGCACTGTAA
- the gldM gene encoding gliding motility protein GldM, whose amino-acid sequence MAGGKETPRQKMIGMMYLVLTALLALQVTSAILEKFILINNSLEQSTGAINQVNDATIKNIRATVEKSGNRPADVAVIRQAEEVRKMASEMISQIDGLKQRLIEEAGGGLDETGNIKNASEEEKVAQIMVGPNRNGEAYALKNQLNGFVTNLSKYTNAKFAPLAVDGKDDAIASRSAEQRRKDFAELNFAQTPVPAALAVLSQKQSEVRRIEGETLEVLASKVGAADVKFDKIMAMLSMESKVVVAGTKFKGEMFLAASSSGIQPRMSLSGAPVRMDNGRGVIEFTAQGGAYDKNGLARRVLTGSISYNAPDGTSKTVPLQAEYFVAKPTYQVETGTLPPLYLGCANKLSIQSPQLGALWNPSITASGADVINSGEKGKVTVVPSAQSVAINISNGGNLLGTEKFRVNRVPKPTLEYYVGGSKVDERRGMSASAVRSIRVVAVPDESFKNFNPEDAVFRVTGFTVNLARGNRRVGAVTLGPGGGSIGSLAAEAQPGDRYVIEVEGVQRQNFRGQVSDVNMGRPIYNIPLN is encoded by the coding sequence ATGGCAGGTGGCAAAGAAACACCCCGTCAGAAGATGATCGGGATGATGTACCTGGTTTTGACCGCGTTGCTTGCCCTGCAGGTGACATCGGCCATTCTGGAGAAATTCATCCTGATCAATAACAGTCTGGAGCAATCGACGGGGGCTATAAATCAGGTTAACGACGCTACAATCAAAAATATCCGGGCTACGGTTGAGAAGTCTGGAAATCGCCCCGCCGATGTAGCGGTCATCCGGCAGGCCGAAGAAGTCCGTAAGATGGCATCAGAAATGATCAGCCAGATTGACGGTCTGAAACAACGTCTGATTGAAGAAGCAGGCGGTGGTCTTGATGAAACGGGCAATATCAAAAACGCCAGTGAAGAAGAAAAAGTAGCTCAGATCATGGTGGGCCCTAACCGCAATGGTGAAGCCTATGCCCTGAAAAACCAGCTGAACGGCTTTGTTACGAATCTGAGCAAGTACACCAATGCGAAGTTTGCGCCCCTGGCGGTTGATGGTAAAGATGATGCCATTGCCAGCCGGTCAGCCGAACAGCGTCGGAAAGATTTTGCTGAACTAAACTTCGCCCAGACGCCCGTACCGGCCGCTTTGGCCGTTTTGAGCCAGAAACAGTCGGAGGTACGTCGTATTGAAGGCGAAACACTGGAAGTACTGGCTTCGAAAGTGGGTGCAGCCGACGTGAAGTTCGATAAGATCATGGCCATGCTGAGCATGGAATCGAAGGTGGTGGTTGCGGGTACGAAGTTCAAAGGTGAGATGTTCCTGGCGGCTTCATCGTCGGGTATTCAACCCCGGATGAGTCTCAGCGGTGCACCTGTCCGGATGGACAATGGCCGCGGGGTTATCGAGTTTACGGCCCAGGGTGGTGCTTACGATAAAAATGGTTTGGCCCGCCGGGTCCTGACAGGTTCGATCTCGTACAATGCACCCGATGGCACCTCGAAAACAGTGCCGCTGCAAGCTGAGTACTTTGTAGCCAAGCCAACGTATCAGGTTGAGACAGGTACGCTGCCTCCGCTCTATCTGGGTTGTGCCAATAAACTGAGCATTCAGAGCCCGCAGTTGGGCGCCCTCTGGAACCCCAGCATTACGGCTTCGGGTGCCGATGTGATCAACAGTGGTGAGAAAGGTAAAGTAACGGTGGTGCCAAGCGCACAAAGTGTAGCCATCAACATCAGCAACGGGGGTAACCTGTTGGGTACTGAGAAATTCCGGGTAAACCGGGTTCCCAAACCGACGCTGGAATACTATGTCGGTGGTTCGAAAGTCGATGAGCGCCGAGGTATGTCGGCTTCCGCTGTGCGGAGTATCCGGGTAGTGGCTGTACCAGACGAAAGCTTCAAAAACTTCAACCCCGAAGATGCCGTCTTCCGGGTAACGGGCTTCACGGTGAACCTGGCCCGCGGTAATCGCCGGGTAGGTGCTGTTACGTTAGGGCCCGGTGGTGGGTCAATTGGTAGCCTGGCTGCTGAAGCGCAACCCGGTGACCGTTACGTGATAGAGGTAGAAGGCGTGCAGCGGCAGAACTTCCGGGGCCAAGTAAGCGATGTAAACATGGGTCGTCCGATTTACAACATTCCGTTGAACTAA
- a CDS encoding PorP/SprF family type IX secretion system membrane protein encodes MGRIVYALLSLLLLGTSGFVHAQNDPQFSMYMFNPLYYNPAGAGSEGVPRFQLVHRTQWAGYQPTITDNGGGPSTQLFSFNMPLDKIKGGVGIYAMNDRLGPAINQAVQVSYAYRMALKNGTLAVGVQAGLYNRGFDFGQFRPNEPDPLLQQGRITQARPDLGAGVYYNTVDYWVGVSVLHINQPAFRLGTDRLVVPQERTAYLTAGYRLGFGYDLDLQPSVLVAMATPTTKTAISANILATYQQRYWAGLGYRVGDALMATVGVSLLRNNALRFGYAFDFTTNTYANKAPTSHEILLSYSLPPIDARKKPIIRTPRFRY; translated from the coding sequence ATGGGGCGCATTGTTTACGCATTACTATCACTGCTTTTGTTGGGCACAAGCGGGTTTGTGCACGCCCAAAATGACCCTCAGTTTAGCATGTATATGTTCAACCCGCTGTATTATAACCCGGCGGGGGCAGGGTCGGAGGGAGTGCCGCGTTTTCAGTTGGTGCACCGTACCCAGTGGGCCGGTTATCAGCCAACCATTACCGACAATGGCGGAGGGCCAAGCACCCAACTGTTCTCGTTTAACATGCCTCTGGATAAAATTAAAGGAGGAGTTGGCATTTACGCAATGAACGACCGGCTTGGGCCGGCTATCAATCAGGCTGTACAGGTTTCATACGCGTACCGGATGGCCTTAAAAAATGGCACATTGGCGGTAGGGGTACAGGCAGGCTTGTATAACCGAGGTTTTGATTTTGGTCAGTTTCGCCCCAACGAGCCCGATCCGTTACTTCAGCAGGGCCGTATTACGCAGGCCCGGCCCGACCTGGGCGCTGGCGTTTATTACAATACGGTCGATTATTGGGTGGGCGTAAGTGTTCTGCATATTAACCAACCGGCATTTCGGCTCGGTACCGACCGTCTGGTAGTGCCTCAGGAGCGGACTGCGTATTTGACGGCCGGTTATCGGCTTGGTTTTGGCTATGATCTTGATCTTCAGCCGTCGGTTTTAGTAGCTATGGCTACACCAACGACTAAGACGGCCATTTCTGCCAATATTCTGGCTACCTATCAGCAACGGTACTGGGCTGGCCTGGGCTACCGCGTTGGTGATGCGCTAATGGCCACGGTAGGCGTAAGTTTGCTTCGGAACAATGCCCTACGCTTTGGGTATGCGTTTGACTTTACCACTAATACCTACGCAAACAAAGCTCCTACCTCCCACGAAATTTTGCTTAGTTACTCATTACCTCCAATCGATGCCCGTAAAAAGCCTATTATTCGTACCCCGCGTTTCCGGTATTGA
- the sucD gene encoding succinate--CoA ligase subunit alpha has product MSVLVNKNSKVIVQGFTGSEGSFHAQQMMEYGTNVVGGVTPGKGGQTHLDRPVFNTVRDAVEQTGADVSIIFVPPAFAADAIMEAADAGIQVIVCITEGIPTEDMVMAKNYLAGKTCRLIGPNCPGVMTAEECKVGIMPGFIFKKGTVGIVSKSGTLTYEAVDQLTKAGLGQTTAIGIGGDPIIGTTTKEAVELLMNDPETEAIVMIGEIGGGMEAEAARWIKADGNRKPVVGFIAGQTAPKGRRMGHAGAIVGGADDTAAAKMAIMRECGIHVVESPALIGETMLKALGKN; this is encoded by the coding sequence ATGAGCGTATTAGTCAACAAGAACTCAAAAGTTATCGTCCAGGGCTTTACTGGTTCGGAGGGTAGTTTCCATGCCCAGCAGATGATGGAATACGGCACCAACGTGGTTGGCGGTGTCACACCCGGCAAAGGAGGACAAACGCACCTCGACCGCCCGGTGTTCAATACCGTACGGGATGCTGTTGAGCAGACCGGCGCCGATGTGTCGATCATTTTTGTGCCCCCCGCTTTCGCGGCCGACGCCATCATGGAGGCTGCCGATGCCGGTATTCAGGTGATTGTATGTATCACCGAGGGCATTCCGACCGAAGATATGGTGATGGCCAAAAATTATCTGGCTGGCAAAACCTGCCGTCTGATCGGGCCAAACTGCCCCGGTGTGATGACGGCCGAAGAGTGCAAGGTTGGGATTATGCCCGGCTTCATTTTCAAGAAAGGTACGGTTGGTATCGTTTCGAAGTCAGGTACACTTACCTACGAAGCCGTTGACCAACTGACCAAAGCGGGTCTGGGCCAAACAACGGCTATTGGTATCGGTGGTGACCCAATTATTGGCACTACGACCAAAGAAGCCGTTGAACTCCTGATGAACGACCCCGAAACAGAAGCCATCGTGATGATTGGTGAAATCGGTGGCGGTATGGAAGCCGAAGCGGCCCGTTGGATTAAGGCTGATGGCAACCGGAAGCCGGTAGTTGGCTTTATTGCTGGCCAAACCGCGCCTAAAGGCCGCCGTATGGGCCACGCTGGTGCTATTGTCGGTGGTGCTGATGATACGGCAGCTGCCAAAATGGCTATCATGCGTGAGTGCGGTATTCACGTAGTGGAGTCACCGGCCCTTATCGGCGAAACCATGCTGAAGGCCCTCGGTAAAAATTAA
- the uvrC gene encoding excinuclease ABC subunit UvrC → MANPQFDYKTELARIPHEPGVYRYFDATGEVIYVGKAKDLRNRVSSYFTNSRQHDRKTLRLVSQIRKIEFTIVHTEFDALLLENQLIKRYLPKYNILLRDDKTYPFICVTNEPFPRVITTRRIDRKLGTFYGPYANLKPMYTVLEMFSQLFTIRTCNYNLTQENIEAGKFKVCLEYHIGNCKGPCEGKQSEPDYDRDIEQVHSILKGQLKPAQEYFRNRMVEAAETLAFEQAQQYKDKMDVLQRFQSKSTVVNPKIADADVFTIASDENCAYVNFMKVVNGTIIQTHTVEVKKKLDETDADILAMMIVEFRGQYGSTAKEIMTNIPLDVDLKAEITIPQIGDKKKLLDMSLKNVLYFRRERQDRAAAEATASASKKDRVLIKLKQDLQLKSLPRRIECFDNSNIQGTNPVSAMVCFIDGKPANKEYRHFSIKTVVGPNDFASMHEVVTRRYSRVLDEQTGLPDLIVIDGGKGQLSAACDALKALDLYGKVPIIGIAKRLEEIYFPEDSLPLYIDKKSESLKLIQRIRDEAHRFAITYHRDKRSRNSLISELENIEGIGKKTAARLLTYFKGVKKIREAPIEQIAEVVGADKARKVKEYFEGIENT, encoded by the coding sequence ATGGCTAATCCTCAATTCGACTATAAAACCGAGCTGGCCCGGATTCCGCACGAGCCAGGTGTCTATCGGTATTTCGACGCTACGGGTGAGGTGATTTACGTGGGAAAAGCCAAAGACCTGCGCAACCGGGTTAGCAGCTATTTTACCAACTCGCGGCAACACGACCGGAAAACACTGCGGCTCGTCAGTCAGATTCGGAAAATCGAGTTCACGATTGTACACACCGAATTTGACGCCCTCCTGCTCGAAAATCAGCTGATTAAGCGGTACCTGCCGAAGTACAACATTTTGTTACGCGACGATAAAACGTACCCCTTCATTTGCGTAACTAACGAGCCGTTTCCGCGCGTAATTACCACCCGGCGCATCGACCGGAAACTGGGCACTTTCTACGGGCCTTACGCTAATCTGAAGCCGATGTACACCGTGCTGGAAATGTTCAGCCAGTTGTTCACGATCCGCACCTGCAACTATAACCTGACTCAGGAAAACATCGAAGCGGGCAAGTTCAAAGTCTGCCTGGAGTACCACATCGGCAACTGCAAAGGCCCCTGCGAAGGCAAACAGTCAGAGCCCGATTATGACCGCGACATTGAGCAGGTACACTCGATTCTGAAAGGGCAGCTAAAACCCGCACAGGAGTATTTCCGCAACCGGATGGTTGAAGCAGCCGAAACCCTGGCGTTTGAGCAGGCCCAGCAATACAAAGACAAGATGGATGTATTGCAGCGTTTCCAGAGCAAATCGACGGTGGTGAACCCCAAAATTGCCGACGCCGACGTGTTTACCATTGCCTCCGACGAAAACTGTGCGTACGTCAACTTTATGAAGGTCGTCAATGGGACTATTATCCAGACCCATACGGTGGAGGTGAAGAAGAAACTCGATGAAACCGATGCCGACATTCTGGCCATGATGATTGTGGAGTTCCGCGGGCAGTACGGCAGCACGGCCAAGGAAATAATGACCAATATTCCGCTCGATGTAGATCTCAAAGCTGAAATCACGATTCCGCAGATCGGTGATAAGAAGAAACTGCTCGATATGTCGCTCAAAAACGTGCTCTATTTCCGGCGCGAGCGTCAGGACCGGGCAGCGGCCGAAGCCACGGCGAGCGCGAGTAAGAAAGATCGGGTTCTGATCAAACTGAAACAGGATCTTCAGCTAAAGTCGCTACCCCGGCGTATCGAGTGTTTCGATAACTCTAACATTCAGGGTACAAACCCGGTCTCGGCTATGGTTTGTTTCATAGATGGTAAACCAGCCAATAAGGAGTACCGCCACTTTTCGATCAAAACCGTGGTGGGACCCAACGACTTTGCCAGTATGCACGAGGTGGTAACCCGCCGGTATAGCCGTGTGCTGGATGAGCAAACAGGCCTACCCGACCTGATTGTGATTGACGGTGGCAAAGGGCAGCTTAGTGCCGCCTGCGATGCTCTCAAAGCGCTTGACTTGTACGGCAAAGTACCGATTATTGGCATTGCCAAGCGGCTCGAAGAGATCTATTTTCCAGAAGACAGCCTACCGCTCTACATCGATAAAAAGTCCGAATCGCTCAAGCTAATTCAACGCATCCGCGACGAAGCGCACCGGTTTGCCATCACATACCATCGTGACAAACGGAGTCGGAATAGCCTGATCAGCGAATTGGAAAATATCGAGGGTATCGGCAAGAAAACAGCCGCCCGCTTACTGACTTACTTCAAAGGCGTCAAAAAGATTCGGGAGGCTCCCATTGAGCAAATTGCCGAAGTCGTTGGGGCCGACAAAGCCAGGAAGGTAAAGGAGTATTTTGAAGGAATCGAAAATACATAG